From a single Sediminibacterium sp. KACHI17 genomic region:
- a CDS encoding NADH-quinone oxidoreductase subunit J gives MSITQIMFFFLSALAVFSAIMVLVSRNPVHSVLWLIAVFFAISGHYVLLNAQFLAIVNLIVYAGAIMVLFLFVIMLMNLNKESEPNKHIWMKLAGAISGGCFLMVMVSLVRQAADFQGKEALMGTGDIGLIKNLGKALFSNYVVPFEISSVLFLSAMVGAVVIGKKE, from the coding sequence ATGAGTATAACACAAATCATGTTTTTCTTTTTGTCGGCACTGGCTGTTTTCTCAGCTATCATGGTACTGGTAAGCCGAAACCCGGTACACAGTGTATTGTGGTTGATCGCGGTGTTTTTTGCCATCTCAGGTCATTATGTTTTATTGAATGCGCAGTTTCTGGCAATCGTGAATTTGATCGTTTATGCCGGGGCAATCATGGTACTTTTCCTCTTCGTGATCATGTTGATGAACCTCAATAAAGAGTCTGAACCCAACAAACATATCTGGATGAAACTTGCAGGAGCCATCTCTGGTGGATGTTTCCTGATGGTAATGGTATCACTGGTTCGTCAGGCTGCAGATTTTCAAGGAAAAGAAGCATTGATGGGAACGGGGGATATCGGATTGATCAAAAACCTTGGTAAAGCACTCTTCAGCAACTATGTAGTACCCTTCGAAATAAGCAGCGTATTATTTCTAAGTGCTATGGTAGGTGCTGTGGTGATCGGGAAGAAGGAGTAG
- a CDS encoding 2Fe-2S iron-sulfur cluster-binding protein, translating into MSEQQLFKVTIDNITIEVPAGTTILNAARKIGGDVAPPAMCYYSKLEGSGGKCRTCLVEVSKGSEKDPRPMPKLVASCRTTVMDGMEVKNITSEKVLDARAGVVEFLLLNHPLDCPICDQAGECHLQDLSYEHGKEGTRYEFQRRTFKKHDIGPYIQLHMTRCILCYRCVFTADQLTKKREHGVLDRGDHAEIATFIEKSLENDFIGNVIDVCPVGALTDKTFRFKNRVWFLKPMDAHRDCPTCSGRVTLWNRGDEVFRVTARKDEWGEVEDTPDGKPGWICNTCRFEKKKTSDWIIEGPRLINRHSVISQGHYAGKVGVHKPTETFEAVNDGRKPKLLMDIHSVSEVNKPDVQLSLIDGPAHSKVFNQNKD; encoded by the coding sequence ATGTCTGAACAACAATTGTTTAAAGTAACGATCGACAACATCACTATTGAAGTTCCTGCAGGAACAACGATTCTCAATGCTGCACGTAAGATCGGTGGTGATGTAGCACCTCCGGCTATGTGTTATTATAGCAAGCTGGAAGGTAGTGGTGGTAAGTGTCGTACCTGTTTGGTGGAAGTAAGCAAAGGGTCTGAAAAAGATCCACGGCCAATGCCTAAGCTGGTTGCATCCTGTCGTACCACAGTGATGGATGGTATGGAAGTGAAAAATATCACCAGCGAAAAAGTATTGGATGCAAGAGCGGGTGTTGTTGAATTCTTATTACTGAATCACCCATTGGATTGCCCTATTTGTGATCAGGCGGGAGAATGTCATTTGCAAGACCTTAGCTATGAACACGGTAAAGAAGGTACACGTTACGAGTTTCAAAGAAGAACATTTAAGAAACACGATATCGGTCCATACATTCAGCTGCATATGACACGTTGCATTCTTTGCTATCGTTGTGTATTTACGGCTGATCAACTTACTAAAAAACGTGAGCATGGTGTATTGGATCGCGGAGATCATGCAGAGATCGCAACATTCATTGAGAAAAGTCTGGAGAACGATTTTATTGGGAACGTGATCGATGTATGTCCGGTTGGTGCACTCACTGATAAAACATTCCGATTTAAAAACCGTGTATGGTTCCTGAAACCAATGGATGCCCATCGCGATTGCCCTACTTGTAGCGGACGTGTAACACTTTGGAATAGAGGAGATGAAGTTTTCCGAGTTACCGCAAGAAAAGATGAGTGGGGAGAAGTAGAAGATACACCTGATGGTAAACCGGGCTGGATCTGTAACACCTGTCGCTTCGAAAAGAAAAAAACAAGTGACTGGATCATTGAGGGTCCTCGTTTGATCAACAGACATTCGGTGATCTCACAAGGTCATTATGCCGGAAAAGTAGGAGTACACAAACCCACTGAAACTTTTGAAGCGGTGAATGACGGACGTAAACCTAAACTACTGATGGATATTCATTCGGTGAGTGAGGTCAATAAACCGGATGTACAACTGAGTCTGATCGATGGACCGGCTCATTCCAAAGTATTTAATCAGAACAAAGACTAA
- a CDS encoding NADH-quinone oxidoreductase subunit D, with protein MLAQQQQNIKLPEGSIEKETTTLNVGPTHPATHGVFQNIMELDGERVVSTEQTVGYIHRAFEKLAERRPLYQITPITDRLNYCSSPINNMGWHLTCEKLLGVQTPKRVDYLRVIIMELARISDHLICNSIVGVDTGAYTGFLYVMQYRELIYEIYEEVCGSRLTTNIGRIGGFERNFSNTAFTKLEKFLNEYPKVLKEFENLFTRNRIFMDRTQGTGGISAERALNYGFTGPNLRAAGVDYDVRVHSPYSSYEDFDFTVPVGKTGDNYDRFLVRNAEMWQSLSIIEQAYRKIQEFKGADAEVYHANVPEYYLPKKEDVYTKMEALIWHFKIIMGEVDMPKGEVYHAVEGGNGELGFYLISDGGRTPFRLHFRRPCFIYYQAYPELIQGGMLSDAIVTMSSLNLIAGELDA; from the coding sequence ATGTTAGCGCAACAACAACAGAATATCAAATTGCCGGAAGGTTCCATTGAAAAGGAAACAACTACGTTAAACGTAGGGCCTACGCACCCTGCAACACATGGCGTATTCCAAAACATTATGGAATTGGATGGTGAGAGAGTGGTATCCACTGAGCAAACAGTTGGATATATACATCGTGCATTTGAAAAACTGGCAGAACGCAGACCACTCTATCAGATCACACCAATCACTGATCGTTTGAATTATTGCAGCAGTCCGATCAATAACATGGGATGGCACCTGACCTGTGAAAAATTATTGGGTGTTCAAACACCTAAGCGTGTTGATTACTTGCGTGTCATCATCATGGAGTTAGCACGTATCTCAGACCACCTGATCTGTAATTCGATCGTTGGTGTGGATACCGGTGCTTATACCGGATTCTTGTATGTAATGCAATACCGTGAATTAATCTATGAAATATATGAAGAAGTATGTGGGTCCCGCCTTACTACTAATATTGGGCGTATTGGCGGTTTTGAAAGGAATTTCTCAAATACAGCATTTACGAAACTCGAGAAATTCTTAAATGAATATCCAAAAGTGTTGAAAGAGTTTGAAAACCTCTTCACACGTAACCGCATTTTCATGGACCGTACACAAGGTACCGGTGGCATCAGTGCTGAAAGAGCACTGAATTATGGATTCACCGGACCGAACCTACGCGCAGCAGGAGTTGATTATGATGTGCGTGTACATAGTCCATACAGTAGTTACGAAGATTTTGACTTCACTGTACCTGTTGGAAAAACGGGAGATAATTATGACCGCTTCCTGGTTCGTAATGCGGAAATGTGGCAGAGTCTAAGCATCATTGAACAAGCGTATCGTAAAATACAGGAGTTCAAAGGTGCAGATGCAGAAGTGTATCATGCCAATGTTCCGGAATATTATCTGCCTAAAAAAGAAGATGTCTATACAAAAATGGAAGCACTCATCTGGCATTTCAAGATCATCATGGGTGAGGTGGATATGCCAAAAGGTGAAGTATACCATGCAGTAGAAGGAGGTAACGGTGAATTAGGTTTTTACCTGATCAGTGATGGAGGAAGAACGCCATTCCGTCTGCATTTCAGAAGACCTTGTTTTATTTATTATCAGGCATATCCTGAATTGATCCAGGGTGGTATGTTGAGTGATGCCATTGTAACCATGAGTAGTTTGAACCTGATCGCAGGAGAACTTGACGCATAA
- the ndhC gene encoding NADH-quinone oxidoreductase subunit A, translating into MNWLIQLLDASATSNASGYLPIGIQLIFAAGFVATMIAVSQWVGPKRKTADKLENFASGIESHGDARQPMAIKYFLVAILFVLFDVEVIFFYPYAVNFRELGWDGFLAVLMFVSFFLIGFIYIVKKGALKWED; encoded by the coding sequence ATGAACTGGCTTATCCAACTGTTAGATGCATCGGCAACCAGCAACGCGTCTGGTTATTTACCAATCGGAATTCAATTGATTTTTGCGGCAGGATTTGTAGCTACCATGATCGCTGTATCACAGTGGGTAGGACCCAAGCGTAAAACAGCAGATAAGCTTGAAAACTTCGCCAGTGGTATCGAAAGTCATGGTGATGCCCGTCAGCCAATGGCGATCAAGTACTTCCTCGTAGCGATCCTTTTCGTATTGTTTGATGTGGAAGTGATATTCTTCTATCCTTATGCAGTCAATTTTAGAGAATTAGGCTGGGATGGATTTCTGGCTGTTCTGATGTTCGTTTCCTTCTTCCTGATCGGATTCATCTATATCGTGAAGAAAGGTGCCCTTAAATGGGAAGATTAA
- a CDS encoding NADH-quinone oxidoreductase subunit B, translating to MARPVRFNINPIPASTADAIATVEAPQGYSGEGFFTTKLSDVVGLARKNSIWPLPFATSCCGIEFMATMGSHYDLARFGSERVGFSPRQCDLLMVMGTIAKKMGPVLRQVYLQMAEPRWVIAVGACASSGGIFDTYSVLQGIDQVIPVDVYVPGCPPRPEAILDGFMKIQDLVGQESIRRRNSEHYKALLNSYGIQ from the coding sequence ATGGCACGCCCCGTAAGATTTAATATCAACCCCATACCTGCCAGTACCGCTGATGCTATTGCTACTGTAGAAGCACCGCAGGGTTATTCTGGGGAAGGTTTCTTTACCACCAAATTGAGTGATGTTGTTGGATTGGCCCGTAAAAATTCTATCTGGCCTTTGCCTTTTGCTACCTCTTGCTGCGGTATCGAATTCATGGCTACGATGGGCTCGCATTATGACCTCGCCCGTTTTGGGTCTGAACGTGTAGGATTTTCTCCACGTCAGTGCGACCTCCTGATGGTCATGGGTACGATCGCAAAAAAAATGGGTCCCGTTTTACGTCAAGTATACCTGCAAATGGCCGAGCCACGTTGGGTAATTGCTGTTGGCGCCTGTGCATCCAGTGGCGGTATTTTTGATACATACAGTGTTCTTCAGGGAATCGATCAGGTAATACCGGTGGATGTATACGTTCCGGGTTGCCCTCCACGTCCGGAAGCAATTTTAGATGGGTTTATGAAGATTCAAGATCTGGTAGGACAAGAAAGCATCCGAAGAAGAAACAGTGAGCATTATAAAGCATTGCTCAACAGTTATGGAATTCAATAA
- a CDS encoding copper resistance protein NlpE, whose translation MKSLNYILCVSLFFAACEEKPTTTQVVISDTTYEVDSSEIMRVVDGATAQNSLDVVGIYKGVLPCADCEGMETTIELKNDSTYSRVIKYLGKKENSFTASGKWTWINGSTISLGSIKEGPNQYFVAEGKLIQLDMSGNRITGELAAKYELKKQ comes from the coding sequence ATGAAAAGTTTAAACTACATATTATGTGTATCACTCTTCTTCGCTGCTTGTGAAGAAAAGCCTACTACCACACAGGTAGTGATTAGTGATACTACATATGAAGTAGATTCTTCGGAAATAATGCGCGTTGTTGATGGAGCCACAGCACAAAATTCTCTTGATGTTGTAGGTATTTATAAAGGAGTATTGCCTTGTGCAGATTGTGAAGGAATGGAAACCACCATTGAATTAAAAAATGATTCCACTTATTCCAGAGTAATCAAATACCTGGGAAAGAAGGAAAATAGTTTTACAGCATCTGGTAAGTGGACATGGATCAATGGGTCTACCATCAGTTTAGGAAGCATTAAAGAAGGACCCAATCAATATTTTGTTGCAGAAGGAAAATTGATACAGCTGGATATGAGTGGCAACAGAATTACAGGTGAATTGGCCGCTAAATATGAATTGAAAAAACAGTAG
- the nuoH gene encoding NADH-quinone oxidoreductase subunit NuoH: MTLLAFDWALLIEKLVLIAVIVFGSLGIALYTTFAERKVAAVLQDRPGPNRAGPFGLFQPFADGLKLIMKEEIIPNTSNKVLFILGPGLAMTAALMTCAVIPWSSHVELFDRKIELQIADINIGILYVFGVVSMGVYGIMIGGWASNNKFSLMAALRGASQAISYELAMGLSLIAVLMLSGSLSLKSIVGEQMADGNLWNIAYQPLGFLIFFICALAECNRTPFDLPEAENELNFGYHQEYSSMKLGFYLFAEYVNMIMSSAVMACLYFGGYDIPFLDESTLAPNIAALLGVGALLTKIVIFIFIFMWIRWTIPRFRYDQLMNLGWKTMIPLALANMLITGALILWKVGA, encoded by the coding sequence ATGACACTACTTGCTTTTGACTGGGCATTATTGATAGAAAAACTAGTACTGATCGCCGTAATCGTATTCGGTAGTCTGGGTATTGCTTTGTATACCACATTCGCAGAGCGAAAAGTAGCAGCGGTCTTGCAAGACAGACCAGGCCCTAACCGTGCAGGTCCTTTTGGATTGTTTCAACCTTTTGCAGATGGTTTGAAATTGATCATGAAAGAAGAGATCATTCCTAACACTTCTAATAAAGTACTCTTTATTCTAGGACCGGGTTTGGCTATGACCGCTGCACTGATGACCTGTGCTGTTATTCCATGGAGTAGTCATGTAGAACTGTTTGACAGAAAAATTGAATTACAGATCGCAGATATCAATATTGGAATTCTGTATGTGTTTGGCGTAGTCAGTATGGGTGTTTATGGAATCATGATCGGAGGCTGGGCATCGAACAACAAATTCTCATTAATGGCAGCGTTGCGTGGAGCTTCTCAGGCCATCAGTTATGAGTTGGCGATGGGGCTTTCATTGATCGCTGTATTGATGTTATCAGGTTCATTGAGTCTGAAAAGCATTGTAGGGGAGCAAATGGCTGACGGTAATCTTTGGAACATTGCATATCAGCCGCTAGGATTCCTGATCTTCTTTATCTGCGCATTGGCGGAATGTAATCGTACACCTTTTGATCTGCCTGAAGCAGAAAATGAATTGAACTTTGGATACCATCAGGAATATTCATCCATGAAATTGGGCTTTTATCTGTTCGCTGAATATGTGAACATGATCATGAGTAGCGCAGTCATGGCTTGTTTATATTTCGGTGGTTATGATATTCCATTCTTGGATGAATCAACATTGGCTCCCAACATTGCAGCATTGCTGGGTGTAGGTGCGTTGCTCACCAAGATTGTGATCTTTATTTTCATATTCATGTGGATACGCTGGACCATCCCACGTTTCCGTTATGATCAATTGATGAACTTGGGCTGGAAAACGATGATCCCATTGGCTTTAGCGAATATGCTGATCACCGGAGCGTTGATCTTATGGAAAGTGGGGGCATGA
- a CDS encoding tetratricopeptide repeat protein: MKKTVSLIVTALLAVQCLMAQVADGIKFLNYEKFKSARETLKKAYDANPKDPQTIYWYGQSLIAGEAGGLTKDMLNAAKAVYQQGLQDVGSDAWLLVGMGHLEILEGGDINSAKQKFEQAITATTETKGRNKGKGNPGILNAIGRANADGGSKVGDPAYGIEKLKQAATLDLTNPDIYINMGISYLKLGGENGGEAVKAYQEAIARDPKNAKAKFRIGRIYQSQNNKELFEQFYNDAIATDPTYPPVYYTLYNYYADKDVPRAKEYLDKYVANADKDPKTDLFVADYLFRAGKYNESLEKAKQIEAEVGGIANLPELNVVYAYNYDRTNDSVRAKESIEKFFATANPAAITTSQCELATKIYSRFKGSEAQAVAYIEKAMTLDTLKNSKIAYMGKAAEIYGKAGMYRDQLGWLQKQLDLKGGSMGEFEYYQFTSTALNGKDYPLTIELGKKYLAAFPDKPQPYSFLKRAALASDPDTTTGAAIAVLDYLDSFYMKDQEKNKKAIFLNLYYRLQYYVNKSKELEKGLEVAEKMLALYPTPGDENQYATSAKGAIVEGIKAKEKQGSGNKTTSASSSSGSGS; the protein is encoded by the coding sequence ATGAAGAAGACCGTTTCTTTGATCGTGACAGCGTTGCTTGCTGTACAGTGCTTGATGGCGCAGGTGGCTGACGGAATCAAATTCCTCAACTACGAGAAATTCAAAAGCGCCCGTGAAACCTTGAAAAAGGCATATGATGCCAATCCAAAAGATCCTCAAACGATCTATTGGTACGGTCAGTCCCTGATTGCAGGTGAAGCCGGCGGGTTGACAAAAGACATGCTCAATGCAGCCAAAGCTGTTTACCAGCAAGGTTTGCAAGATGTGGGTAGTGATGCTTGGTTATTGGTGGGTATGGGTCACTTAGAAATACTCGAAGGTGGCGATATCAATTCTGCCAAACAAAAGTTTGAGCAAGCTATTACTGCTACCACAGAAACAAAAGGTAGAAATAAGGGTAAAGGCAATCCTGGTATCTTGAATGCCATTGGTAGAGCCAATGCGGATGGCGGAAGTAAAGTGGGAGATCCTGCTTATGGTATTGAAAAATTAAAGCAGGCGGCTACACTGGATCTCACCAATCCGGATATCTATATCAATATGGGAATTAGCTACCTGAAATTGGGTGGAGAGAATGGTGGCGAGGCTGTAAAAGCCTATCAGGAAGCGATAGCACGTGATCCCAAAAATGCCAAGGCGAAATTCCGTATCGGAAGAATCTACCAGAGTCAAAATAATAAAGAATTGTTTGAGCAATTCTACAACGACGCTATTGCTACAGATCCTACTTATCCTCCGGTTTATTATACATTGTATAACTACTATGCGGATAAAGATGTACCAAGAGCAAAAGAATACCTGGATAAATATGTAGCGAATGCTGATAAAGATCCTAAAACTGATCTTTTCGTGGCAGACTATCTGTTCCGTGCAGGTAAATACAATGAGAGCTTGGAAAAAGCCAAGCAGATTGAAGCGGAAGTAGGCGGAATTGCTAATCTTCCTGAGTTGAATGTGGTATACGCCTATAACTACGATCGTACCAATGATTCAGTAAGAGCTAAGGAATCTATCGAAAAATTCTTTGCAACTGCTAATCCTGCAGCCATCACAACTTCTCAGTGTGAACTAGCCACTAAGATCTATTCACGTTTCAAAGGAAGTGAAGCTCAAGCTGTAGCTTATATCGAAAAAGCAATGACCCTCGATACGCTAAAAAATAGTAAAATCGCCTACATGGGTAAAGCTGCTGAGATCTATGGAAAGGCTGGAATGTATCGTGATCAATTAGGTTGGTTGCAAAAACAATTAGACCTGAAAGGCGGTAGTATGGGTGAATTCGAATATTATCAGTTTACCAGCACTGCGTTGAACGGGAAAGATTACCCACTCACCATTGAGTTAGGAAAGAAATACCTGGCAGCATTTCCTGATAAGCCACAACCTTATTCATTCCTGAAGAGAGCGGCATTGGCTTCTGATCCGGATACAACAACCGGTGCTGCCATTGCAGTATTGGATTACCTGGATTCATTCTACATGAAAGACCAGGAAAAAAATAAAAAAGCGATCTTCTTGAATTTGTATTACAGACTTCAGTACTATGTAAACAAATCGAAAGAATTGGAAAAAGGATTGGAAGTAGCAGAAAAAATGCTGGCATTGTATCCAACTCCAGGTGATGAGAATCAATATGCTACCAGCGCTAAAGGTGCAATTGTAGAAGGGATCAAAGCCAAAGAAAAACAAGGTTCAGGCAATAAAACTACCTCTGCGAGCTCGTCGAGTGGCTCAGGAAGTTAA
- a CDS encoding NADH-quinone oxidoreductase subunit C, whose translation MALTNSFIQEKLKEKFGDQVYNFEETYGMLSFEAPKDLNLKVMQFLFDDESLQFRFLTDLCAVNYPDDAGRELAVVYHLHNLVENIRIRFKVFTSVETPDVFTASQLFSSANWMERETYDFYGVNFVGHPNLKRILNVDEMDYFPLRKEYPLEDQTRIDKDDEMFGRG comes from the coding sequence ATGGCTTTAACGAATTCATTCATACAGGAAAAACTGAAAGAAAAGTTTGGAGATCAGGTGTACAACTTTGAGGAAACCTATGGCATGCTCAGTTTTGAAGCACCCAAGGATCTGAACCTGAAAGTGATGCAGTTCTTATTTGATGATGAGTCACTGCAATTCCGTTTTCTGACAGATCTGTGTGCTGTAAATTATCCGGATGATGCAGGAAGAGAATTGGCAGTGGTGTATCATTTGCATAACCTGGTAGAGAACATACGCATTCGGTTCAAAGTATTTACTTCAGTAGAAACACCGGATGTTTTCACAGCGTCTCAATTATTCTCCAGTGCCAATTGGATGGAGCGTGAGACCTATGATTTTTATGGAGTGAATTTTGTCGGTCATCCGAATCTTAAACGCATTTTAAATGTTGATGAGATGGATTATTTCCCGTTACGGAAAGAGTATCCACTCGAAGACCAGACCAGGATCGATAAGGATGATGAAATGTTTGGAAGAGGATAA
- a CDS encoding NAD(P)H-dependent oxidoreductase subunit E, whose protein sequence is MVKFSEEQMTEFKRLVARYPEGKQKSALLPVLHLAQDSFGGWLSTETMDYVAELLQITPIEVYEVATFYSMYNLKPVGKYMFEVCQTGPCMLRGSDDIIAYIGEKLGIKPGETTTDGMFTLKTVECLGACGYAPMMQLGKHYREHLTKEKVDSIIDECRKAAASLN, encoded by the coding sequence ATGGTGAAATTTTCAGAAGAACAGATGACTGAATTCAAGCGCCTGGTAGCGCGTTATCCGGAAGGCAAACAAAAAAGCGCCTTGCTACCGGTATTGCATCTGGCACAAGATAGTTTTGGAGGTTGGTTAAGTACAGAAACAATGGATTATGTGGCAGAACTGTTACAGATCACTCCCATTGAAGTATATGAAGTGGCTACTTTCTACAGTATGTACAACCTGAAACCTGTTGGCAAATACATGTTTGAAGTTTGTCAGACAGGTCCTTGCATGCTGAGAGGAAGTGATGATATCATTGCATATATCGGAGAAAAACTGGGTATCAAACCAGGTGAGACAACAACCGACGGTATGTTCACATTGAAAACAGTAGAATGCCTGGGTGCATGCGGATATGCGCCGATGATGCAACTGGGTAAACACTATCGTGAACACCTGACCAAAGAAAAAGTGGATTCAATCATTGATGAATGCAGAAAAGCAGCAGCAAGCTTGAATTAA
- the nuoF gene encoding NADH-quinone oxidoreductase subunit NuoF — protein MSKKLLLEKAHVEGIRYFDVYRREGGYRSVEKALKEMSPEAIVEEVKKSGLRGRGGAGFPAGMKWSFIAKPEGVPRHLVCNADESEPGTFKDRYLMEFIPHLLIEGLIVSSFALGSNDTYIYIRGEYAWIVDILEQAITEAKNNGFLGKNILGSGFDCNIHVQRGAGAYICGEETALIESLEGKRGNPRIKPPFPAVKGVWDRPTVVNNVETLAAVVPIINMGGDEYAKIGVGRSTGTKLISACGNINKPGVYEIDMTISVEEFIYSDEYCGGIANGKKLKACIPGGSSVPILPANLLLKTAKGETRYMNYESLADGGFATGSMMGSGGFIVLDEDQCVVRHTLSLARFYRHESCGQCSPCREGTGWMEKILKNIEYGKGKMSDIDLLWDIQRKIEGNTICPLGDAAAWPVAAAIRHFRDEFEWHVLNPEESQKRNYGLAHYADPIHVPAGV, from the coding sequence ATGAGTAAAAAATTATTACTGGAAAAGGCACATGTAGAAGGTATCCGCTACTTCGATGTATATCGGAGAGAGGGCGGTTATAGAAGTGTTGAGAAAGCACTCAAAGAAATGAGCCCTGAAGCCATTGTAGAAGAAGTAAAGAAGAGCGGTCTTCGTGGCCGTGGTGGTGCCGGTTTCCCTGCCGGTATGAAATGGAGCTTCATCGCAAAGCCTGAAGGTGTGCCAAGACATTTGGTGTGTAATGCAGATGAAAGTGAACCTGGTACATTTAAGGATCGCTACTTGATGGAGTTCATCCCTCACTTATTGATCGAAGGTTTGATCGTTTCATCTTTCGCTTTGGGAAGTAATGACACTTATATCTATATCCGTGGTGAATATGCATGGATCGTTGATATTCTTGAACAAGCGATTACAGAAGCAAAGAACAACGGCTTCCTCGGTAAAAATATCTTAGGTAGTGGTTTTGATTGTAATATACATGTACAAAGAGGTGCGGGTGCCTATATCTGCGGTGAAGAAACTGCATTGATCGAATCATTGGAAGGTAAGCGTGGTAACCCTAGAATCAAACCTCCATTCCCTGCTGTTAAAGGCGTATGGGACAGACCTACAGTTGTAAACAATGTGGAGACATTGGCTGCTGTTGTTCCGATCATCAATATGGGTGGTGATGAATATGCGAAGATCGGAGTTGGCAGATCAACAGGAACCAAGCTGATCAGTGCTTGTGGTAATATCAATAAGCCGGGTGTATATGAAATTGATATGACCATTTCAGTCGAAGAATTTATTTACAGTGATGAATATTGTGGCGGAATTGCCAATGGGAAAAAATTAAAAGCTTGTATTCCGGGTGGTTCATCTGTTCCAATTCTTCCTGCCAATCTATTATTGAAAACTGCAAAAGGTGAAACACGTTACATGAACTATGAGAGTTTGGCTGATGGCGGTTTTGCTACCGGATCTATGATGGGTTCGGGTGGATTCATTGTATTAGATGAAGATCAGTGTGTAGTTCGTCATACCTTATCATTGGCACGTTTCTACAGACATGAAAGTTGTGGTCAGTGTTCACCTTGTAGAGAAGGAACAGGATGGATGGAAAAGATCCTTAAGAATATTGAATACGGAAAAGGAAAGATGAGTGATATCGATTTGCTTTGGGATATCCAACGTAAGATCGAAGGCAATACGATTTGTCCGTTAGGAGATGCTGCAGCATGGCCTGTAGCAGCAGCTATCAGACATTTCAGAGATGAATTTGAATGGCATGTCCTGAATCCTGAAGAATCACAAAAAAGAAATTACGGTCTTGCACATTATGCTGATCCCATACATGTGCCGGCTGGAGTATAG
- the nuoI gene encoding NADH-quinone oxidoreductase subunit NuoI, whose protein sequence is MQALTNRGQEVSRKPMSFMERLYIPAILKGMAITFSHIFKKQPTIRYPEQKRPFSPVFRGLHVLNRDEEGRERCTACGLCAVACPAEAITMEAAERLPNEEHLYREEKYAAKYEINMLRCIFCGLCEEACPKDAIYLSETFAPANYTRKGFVYGKEELLIPNPKTEPEAYAKAKGL, encoded by the coding sequence ATGCAGGCATTAACAAATCGAGGACAAGAAGTGAGTCGGAAGCCAATGAGCTTCATGGAGCGACTGTATATACCGGCGATTCTGAAGGGTATGGCGATTACTTTCAGTCATATCTTCAAAAAGCAACCAACCATACGTTATCCTGAACAAAAACGTCCATTTAGTCCTGTATTCAGAGGACTGCATGTCTTGAATCGTGATGAAGAAGGTCGCGAGCGTTGTACTGCATGTGGATTGTGTGCTGTTGCTTGTCCGGCAGAAGCCATTACCATGGAGGCAGCAGAAAGATTACCAAACGAAGAGCATCTTTATCGGGAAGAAAAGTATGCAGCGAAATATGAGATCAATATGTTGCGTTGTATCTTCTGTGGACTTTGTGAAGAAGCATGTCCGAAAGATGCGATTTATCTGAGTGAAACATTTGCTCCAGCAAATTATACCAGAAAAGGATTTGTTTACGGAAAAGAAGAGTTGTTGATACCCAATCCTAAAACCGAGCCTGAAGCATATGCAAAGGCCAAAGGATTATAA